The Hevea brasiliensis isolate MT/VB/25A 57/8 chromosome 9, ASM3005281v1, whole genome shotgun sequence nucleotide sequence AATCCCTTCAATCATGCTTGGTGCTGGCCTTGATATTCTCCCATTGGCACTCCGGTGCAAGTTTTTGAGAGAAAAAACTGCCCATCTTACAAAACTAGCTCCTAGGAGTGCTTTCACTTCATCCTCGGGGAGGGGAAGGTTAGCTAGTATGCATGCAGCATCAGATCTCTCACCATCAGTAGATGTGTCATCCATCAGTTTTTCTTTCAACAAAGGAAGCTTATTACATGGTTTTAGCTCATGTAATAAATCTTGACCAAATCTCCCTGAGAGTAATCTCGTAATCCTAAAAGCATTAATTCGGAGTTCAACCTCAGGATGCTCAAGAAATGGTATAATGGTTTTGATGCCATCACCAAACTTTATATGAGTTGTAACTGACTCTGCAAAAATGAGAATTTTTCTTAGATAAGTATCATATCACTTGGGTTAATATTTAGCAAGATTTATTGGAATGGAAGATATCAAGAATGTAATTGAATGAGAAAATTAATTGCTGCTGTATTCCTATATTTGATAGCAAAATGAAAATTAATGTGATGCAATGACATTCTTTTTTATTCAGTGTGGGCAAAAACAAGGGGTGGTAGCAGCAAGGAGGATGGTGTTTGTAAGGGTTATAGCATTGGTAGAAGTTCAAATAAATGATAAAGCAATCAAGATTACGCACTACATTATGCAATCATCATTACTTTAACTATTGTAGTGCAAAAGCATAGGTAATTTTCattgatttattatttatttgaacttctaccatatatatatatattcttttttgAGCAACAAAACAAACTAATGAGATATGTAATGTAATGGTGGTTATTACATTAAAACTTTGATCATGTCCTACTAAAATGGCTTAATTTATAATTTTCTGAGTTATGCATACTACTGTAGGAATCCAAACCTTAAAATAGAAGTAACATATTTTTTGAATTCATCAGTCACTATTTAATACCTACCATATGAAATTGCTGAACCCATTTAAGGTTGAAGTTgtaaatatgaaaatttgaacCAAAAACCAGGCAAGAGAAAAACAGAATGTAATAAAGGAAGACCTAAACCATGCACTTTCAAGTCTCCTCCACACCCCCTTCCTATATTTCTAGCATTAAAAGTGTGCAGTAGCCTTCCAACATTATCAGCCACAGATTATCTGCTTTCATTTCCACTAAAGCAAATGGCTCATAACATATAAAAGGAAAACAAAGttacagcttgtacaaaattgtcCCCCAGAATTCAGTTCCAGCATTCTCTTGAATGAACTCATGTAATCATGGTGATTGACAGGATAGAATTAAGAAGAAATTACCTGCAGCTTGAGGAGAAGATGCAATTCCACAAAGTATGCGGAGCACAGAAGCTTGACAATGAGGGGAGACAACAGATAAAATCCCTAAAAGACTGAAGATGATAGATTCTGACTGCATTGAGTGCCCTTTGTTGTCAGCAGATGCTAATTCCCAGTGCCCAGGATTTGATACTATGTTAGCTATTGTTGAAGCAGCCAATTCCTTAAATTCTAGTGAATCATTCTGATTTTCAAAAAGAATGTCTGTAAGAGCTGGAAGTACAGAAGACTCAACAAGAATGGTTGCATTATCATCCAAACTTGACAGGTTATACAACGCTTGCAAACTAGGTGCCCTTCCTTCAGGCTTAGACAGTAATTCAACTAGTATTTTAGCACTTTGCTGTGCTATCTGTTCTTTACTGCCATTTGTTAAGGTCATCCTTCCCACAATAGATGCCATCTCTATTTTAACATCATCAGAACCTATTCACAAGAGAATTCCATATTCCAATGTAAGTTACAATGATAAAACTCAACCATTGACCATGCATAATCAATAGAATAAGGTGGATCTACTTGGAGTCATTTATTTCATCCCTGGTAATTCCTGTCTCTATGTGAAAGCACacttccataatttaattttgCCCTCTATTTGCCTCTTCTCCATGATTAGAACAGATTCTTAAAAATAGTTGAGACAGAAACTAGTACAAGACATTACCTTCACATAGCCGAGTAAGCAAAGGTTCAAATCTTCCAGCTGCTGCCAAAGGCTGAATATTATCCTCCTGTCTCTCCATCCTCTTCAACACCTCTTCTGCAAGCTTTGACAATGCAGGATGCTCCAGGTTTCCTGCCATGCTTGACAGAAGAACTAATGCGCCCTTTTCTGATGCAATTTTAATACAATAAGCTTCATCACTGGTGAACTCAAGTAATAACTTCACAGCATACTCCCTCTCTTTCTCGGAACTCCCAATTAGACCATGTATTGCCAATCTAGTGATACCCTCTTCAAGCATAATTTTCTACAAATGGTTAACAAATTTCCATCAGCAAGTACGATGGAAGCAATGTCATATGCAAGTATGATCTTCTAGATACAACTATATATCTAAAAGTAATAGAAATCAATAGAATACATACAATTTCATACACAGAATAAAAATGTAAGGGTGCActtatttaaagaaaaaaaaagttgttAATTTTCATCACCATTTTGCAGATTATTTGTTCACAGAGCACAGGGGTGTTTACCGCTTGAAACAGTAAAACTTGCTCTTGAACTTAAATTCGGAAGTAGTTTTCCAATGCCTATTCAAAATTAGAAAACAGACACTTTATTTCTACAAACAGAGCTCATTTTTTAATTGTTAATAGTTGACAACCTTTCAGGAAACTGGAATGTCGTGAGTAACCATGCAGGTAATATTTCAAAGGATTTAACAATTTTTCTTTGAAGAAATCATGCTTGCCTTTAGAACTTTTTCATCTATAATGAAATTTAGCACTTATCTCTATAGCATATCTCTTTATGAATGGTATGAATTTACAAATCAAGTTAAAAACTTCTCAAGCATATTTCCAGGATATATAGGATTTCAATAATTTAGAATGGATGACATGTACTGCTGAGCAGCTCATGCTAGTAAAACTGACCTTACTCTCTTCATCGTTGATCATGCTGAGCAAAGTCAAAAGAGATTTGGCTCTCAAAAGCGTGCCAATACTCTTGGAAGAATTCCTAAGCAACTGAACAATAAGCACCACCACACCAGCATTCCTAATTCTATATCTATTGGAAGGATGCTCCTCCgaaatcttgtaaatattatctAATGCTCGTTCAATGCAATCCACCTGGACAGGCTCCTTACTGAGATCCTCCACTGCAGATTTAACATGAACCTCAACAATTCTATTAGTCCACTCCTCAATAGCCCCTGCCAACCCAATATTGGGCTTCACCTCCAAGGACTTCAAAACCTGCCCAGTGACTGGACAAGTTGGCTGTCGACCGTCCTCTATGCAGCGGTGGAACCAATAGTTGATGGCTTTCCTCTCGTAAGTCTGAGAAGACTCCAAAACCACAGGCTCCTTCATAACTTCCTTAGTCAAAGGACAAAGAAAATTCTTAAGCGGAGAAATGTGCACATCCTCTTCATTAGGAAGGTCCAAATTGAAGGTAGCAATGCCAGGGTCACTGGACCAATTCTCCAGAATTCTCTCCAAGGAAAACAGAATTCTCCTTTCTGATACAGAATTGGAGAGTGCCAGATCGCTTTTTAACAGCCTCACTTGCTCTGCTAGTTGTGCATTATTTTCAGAATCAATGCCTAAAGCTCGAGCAAAATCCATTACAATAGCGCTTTGCACAGCCTTGGTTGTTTGCCTCCCTTGCGCTTCTTTTTCCAATAAACGATGCACTCGCTCCTCATTCTCTGTCACCTAAGCTTGAAGCAGTTATCTTTTTGTACTAAAAAAGAAATTTATCTATACATATGAAAATCAAGAGCGCTTACTCTGAAGTGAGCTTGTTTCATATCTCGAGAGAGATCGGCGGTTTTCTTGCGGAGATCAGAGACGTCGTCAGGGAGAGAGGATTCTATTAGTGCCAGCCATGCGCCAATTGCAGAGGTGCGGTCCTGAAGAGAGGCACACAGCGAGTGGCAGTTGATCAAGACGAAGATCTTGCACCTCTTCCTGTAAAGCGACACAGTTTCCGCAGCCTGGGAGAGATCGACGGAGATGCCTTTAAGTGCGGTCTGTACTGACGCAGGAAGGTCCTGAGGCGACGGCGAGGACGACCGAATAAGCTGGTTGAGTAGGAGCTGGAGACGGCGAGCGTAGCCGGAGAATTGGCGAGAGTTTTCGAAGGAATCGGGGACGGTGGAGGAGCAGAGGTCGGAGAGGGAGAGGTGGATGGAGTCAATCGCCGCCGATATAGgtggtgatgacatcatgtagcGGCGATGGAGAAAATGTGGTATCGGATAATAAGCATATGTGGGTATGAATTTGAAGAACAACAGTTGATTAGCAGTAGGAAGTAGTAAATGAGAGGAAGAAATGTATAAATTGGAATTTGTAATTAGAAGAATGGAATCCGTTGATTGGCTTATGCTCTGACCATTCAAATTTTGGAAAGAGTCAAACATTGACTTTGGCTTCTACTTCTAACGCGATGACGGCCCCGCCAACGCCAAGTTTAGATCCGAACAGCTTTTAGTTTTAAACCGGGAACCTTTTCATGGTCCCGCGTAAAATTCCCGTggtcctttttttttcctttttttttttttacaaaataaatatttttaatgacttctttatgtaattttaaaatagttaattaattaataatttatagaaAAAAAGTTTATCAAAGTTAGAGTCTATTTAATAAGAATTATAATGGAGAAAAGtatttctctttaaatttattaatttgaaaataattatttttaaataattttttaaaaaagagtTTTTTTTAGGGGCTTAAGATTGAGAAAGCACTAGCAgccacaagaaaaaaaaaaaaaaaagggcactAGTAGCCAAACGAAGAGATGCTGACTAATGACTATACCGGATTTGACGATTTTTATatattccaattaattaaaaaacgAGACCTCGGCTGCTCGGGAGTTGGTTCCTTGCAGTtgcgcctctctctctctctctctctctctctctctctctctctctttagggGCAATGGATCGTGTCCATCTTctattgctaggattacctctctTCCTCTTGTGCACTGATCTCATCAACCTCTTTACTCCGCCTCCTAAACCTTTtcctcaccaccaccaccaccatcaccaccaTAAACCTACTCCACCACCGGTTTCCCATGAAACCCTAGAAACTCCGGCGCAGGTAGAAACTAtgtcaatttctttttctttctttaaatCCATTCCAAAGCATTCTTTATTCTAATTTTTCTACATATATATTGCAGGATCAAGTTGTTGGAGGCATTGGTCTCGGCAATACGGTAAAGATCGACTTTTGCTCTTCCTGTTCTTACAGGTATTCTCCAGTCGTCTCTATTTTTTCTTATAAGATTTGTTTGAAGATCTCAACTTTGTAAATTGGTATATATGCATATGTATTAGAGTCGACTGAATGGATTTCGGCGAGCCGTGTTTTAATTTAAAACGTTTTCCGGtgattttatgaaaaattttcctTCCAGTTTATTGTTTTGATTGAATAAATATAATTCTGAATGGTGAATGCTCTTAATTGGTGCCTGCATACTATCATTATGCATTAAGTGAGTTTGTAGCTCAGGTTTAATTGAGCTATTAATGGTTGCATTGCAATCCTAAGTTTAAGGGCAGAATGCAGGGAAGTATTAACATTCTTGATTAGGACCAAAATATGAGCTCTCACTTGTTAAAATACTGTATTGTTTTGCTTGCTGTCTGCAGGGGGACTGCGGTGACAATGAAAAAGATGTTGGAAACCCAGTTTCCTGGAATTGATGTTTTGTTGGCAAATTATCCCCCGTCACTACCCAAGCGCCTGTTGGCCAAGTTGGTGCCGGTAGTTCAGATAGGAGTTATTGCAATTGTGATGGCTGGTGAGCAGATTTTTCCAATGCTGGGCCTCATGGCACCACCTCCTTGGTATTATTCTTTGCGTGCAAATAAATTTGGGACAATGGCATCTACTTGGCTACTTGGTAACGCACTGCAATCCTTCCTCCAAAGCTCTGGAGCTTTTGAAGTTTACTGCAATGATGAATTGGTTGGTGACTTAAACGTTGGCATTCATCtttttagtttttgttttaaTTGTGTGTCTTTAATGTTGCATCATCTGAAACTTTATAAGTTTGATCATTTGGCAGCACAAATGTGCTGTTGTTCTCCTTGCAAGCTATTGCATATTTGCATTCTCAATCTTAATGATCTTATTGCCCATTGCAATTGTTATTTATAATCCACAGGTTTGCAATCAACTGAGCATTTGAAATCTTGTTTTAGTTCATGATGCCTCAGTTTGAAACTTGATCTGTATTTGATTGAAacaaatatatcaaataatttgCATCTCAATatctttatatata carries:
- the LOC110654545 gene encoding U-box domain-containing protein 44; translation: MMSSPPISAAIDSIHLSLSDLCSSTVPDSFENSRQFSGYARRLQLLLNQLIRSSSPSPQDLPASVQTALKGISVDLSQAAETVSLYRKRCKIFVLINCHSLCASLQDRTSAIGAWLALIESSLPDDVSDLRKKTADLSRDMKQAHFRVTENEERVHRLLEKEAQGRQTTKAVQSAIVMDFARALGIDSENNAQLAEQVRLLKSDLALSNSVSERRILFSLERILENWSSDPGIATFNLDLPNEEDVHISPLKNFLCPLTKEVMKEPVVLESSQTYERKAINYWFHRCIEDGRQPTCPVTGQVLKSLEVKPNIGLAGAIEEWTNRIVEVHVKSAVEDLSKEPVQVDCIERALDNIYKISEEHPSNRYRIRNAGVVVLIVQLLRNSSKSIGTLLRAKSLLTLLSMINDEESKKIMLEEGITRLAIHGLIGSSEKEREYAVKLLLEFTSDEAYCIKIASEKGALVLLSSMAGNLEHPALSKLAEEVLKRMERQEDNIQPLAAAGRFEPLLTRLCEGSDDVKIEMASIVGRMTLTNGSKEQIAQQSAKILVELLSKPEGRAPSLQALYNLSSLDDNATILVESSVLPALTDILFENQNDSLEFKELAASTIANIVSNPGHWELASADNKGHSMQSESIIFSLLGILSVVSPHCQASVLRILCGIASSPQAAESVTTHIKFGDGIKTIIPFLEHPEVELRINAFRITRLLSGRFGQDLLHELKPCNKLPLLKEKLMDDTSTDGERSDAACILANLPLPEDEVKALLGASFVRWAVFSLKNLHRSANGRISRPAPSMIEGILGLLLHFTKNLDQQTLGMVREYHLMAIFCEQLGFPSKPKAKQLAALGLKNLSEAGRLLVSDKSEPPPRRGFCASWIFMCGSGPPKPSTCPLHSVPCDESSQLCLLKSNCIKPLVDLLTDKDTNVQIAAVETLSTLVPDTSNSCKRAVEELEQQGVVDAVIVLFTEVRPGDLQEKAIWIIDRILRVEGCSHRHSLNQSLVRALVEAFKHGNANTKRHAQDALTNLKQLSGVSGRSSSQAHSRR
- the LOC110654550 gene encoding selT-like protein, producing MDRVHLLLLGLPLFLLCTDLINLFTPPPKPFPHHHHHHHHHKPTPPPVSHETLETPAQDQVVGGIGLGNTVKIDFCSSCSYRGTAVTMKKMLETQFPGIDVLLANYPPSLPKRLLAKLVPVVQIGVIAIVMAGEQIFPMLGLMAPPPWYYSLRANKFGTMASTWLLGNALQSFLQSSGAFEVYCNDELVFSKLKEGRFPGEIELKDLVGKRLANSGFADMLMQ